The following proteins are co-located in the Salvelinus sp. IW2-2015 unplaced genomic scaffold, ASM291031v2 Un_scaffold2762, whole genome shotgun sequence genome:
- the LOC112074692 gene encoding forkhead box protein B1-like produces the protein MPRPGRNTYSEQKPPYSYISLTAMAIQSCPEKMLPLSEIYKFIMDRFPYYRENTQRWQNSLRHNLSFNDCFIKIPRRPDQPGKGSFWALHPSCGDMFENGRFLRRRKRFKVMMMMAAQEHLAQSKQSDAAHYLRLSALAATGTHLPQMSSYNLGVSQPSTFKHPFAIENIIAREYKVPGSLAFSTMQSMSASYPLHNQLTAAWPHMYNTMVDSLTAAWPHMYNTMVDSVSPISMRGDYGAFGMPLKSMCHGGQTLPAIPVPIKPTPTRVALPGVLTPHIPAFLSNSYQSQSPTSPQAATSKISPSTPEETHTNPTVQSVVVH, from the exons ATGCCGCGACCAGGGAGGAACACGTACAGCGAACAGAAACCTCCCTATTCCTACATCTCCCTCACCGCCATGGCGATCCAGTCCTGCCCGGAGAAGATGCTCCCTCTCAGCGAGATCTACAAGTTCATCATGGACAGGTTCCCTTACTACAGAGAGAACACCCAGCGGTGGCAGAACTCCTTACGACACAACCTGTCCTTCAACGACTGTTTCATCAAGATCCCGCGGCGTCCGGACCAGCCCGGGAAGGGAAGCTTCTGGGCTCTGCACCCCAGCTGCGGGGACATGTTCGAGAACGGGAGRTTCTTGCGTCGCCGTAAACGGTtcaaggtgatgatgatgatggcggcGCAGGAGCACCTGGCTCAGTCCAAGCAGTCTGACGCAGCCCATTATCTCAGGCTCAGTGCCCTGGCTGCCACCGGCACACACCTCCCTCAGATGTCCAGCTATAACTTGGGAGTGTCACAGCCATCAACTTTTAAACACCCATTTGCTATAGAAAACATCATCGCCAGAGAGTACAAGGTTCCCGGGAGTCTGGCGTTCTCCACCATGCAGTCCATGTCTGCAAGCTACCCGCTGCACAACCAGCTGACTGCGGCCTGGCCTCACATGTACAACACTATGGTGGACTCT CTGACTGCGGCCTGGCCTCACATGTACAACACTATGGTGGACTCTGTTTCTCCTATCTCTATGCGCGGTGACTATGGGGCCTTCGGCATGCCCCTTAAATCAATGTGTCACGGAGGACAGACCCTACCGGCCATCCCAGTGCCCATCAAACCCACCCCGACCCGGGTGGCTCTCCCGGGGGTGCTAACGCCCCACATCCCCGCCTTCCTCTCCAACTCTTACCAGTCTCAGAGCCCCACGTCCCCGCAGGCAGCCACCAGCAAAATCAGCCCCTCCACTCCCGAGGAGACTCACACCAACCCCACGGTGCAGTCCGTGGTGGTGCATTGA